In the genome of Panthera uncia isolate 11264 chromosome B3 unlocalized genomic scaffold, Puncia_PCG_1.0 HiC_scaffold_1, whole genome shotgun sequence, one region contains:
- the KLHL28 gene encoding kelch-like protein 28 isoform X5: MDHTSPTYMLANLTHLHSEQLLQGLNLLRQHHELCDIVLRVGDVKIHAHKVVLASISPYFKAMFTGNLSEKENSEVEFQCIDETALQAIVEYAYTGTVFISQDTVESLLPAANLLQIKLVLKECCAFLESQLDPGNCIGISRFAETYGCHDLYLAATKYICQNFEAVCQTEEFFELTHADLDEIVSNDCLNVATEETVFYALESWIKYDVQERQKYLAQLLNSVRLPLLSVKFLTRLYEANHLIRDDRTCKHLLNEALKYHFMPEHRLSHQTVLMTRPRCAPKVLCAVGGKSGLFACLDSVEMYFPQNDSWIGLAPLNIPRYEFGICVLDQKVYVIGGIETNVRPGITIRKHENSVECWNPDTNTWTSLERMNESRSTLGVVVLAGELYALGGYDGQSYLQSVEKYIPKLRKWQHVAPMTTTRSCFAAAVLDGMIYAIGGYGPAHMNSVERYDPSKDSWEMVASMADKRIHFGVGVMLGFIFVVGGHNGVSHLSSIERYDPHQNQWTVCRPMKEPRTGVGAAVIDNYLYVVGGHSGSSYLNTVQKYDPISDTWLDSAGMIYCRCNFGLTAL; this comes from the exons aTGGACCACACATCCCCGACCTACATGCTTGCTAACTTAACCCACTTACATTCTGAACAACTTCTGCAGGGCTTGAATCTTCTTCGTCAACATCACGAACTCTGTGACATCGTTCTTCGAGTAGGTGATGTTAAAATCCATGCTCACAAAGTGGTACTTGCCAGCATCAGCCCATATTTCAAAGCTATGTTCACTGGAAACCTTTCTGAAAAAGAGAACAGTGAGGTTGAGTTTCAGTGCATTGATGAAACTGCTCTCCAGGCCATTGTGGAGTATGCCTATACCGGGACTGTTTTTATTTCGCAGGACACAGTTGAATCTCTCCTTCCAGCAGCAAACCTACTCCAGATAAAGCTTGTCCTAAAAGAATGTTGTGCATTTCTTGAAAGCCAGCTTGATCCTGGTAATTGTATTGGAATTTCTCGTTTTGCAGAGACATATGGTTGTCATGACCTTTATTTGGCAGCTACTAAATACATATGCCAGAATTTTGAAGCCGTTTGCCAGACTGAAGAGTTTTTTGAACTTACACATGCTGATTTGGATGAAATTGTTTCCAATGACTGTTTGAATGTAGctactgaagagactgttttttacGCACTTGAGTCTTGGATCAAGTATGATGTACAAGAACGTCAGAAATACTTAGCACAGCTACTTAACAGTGTGAGATTACCATTGCTGAGTGTTAAGTTTCTTACTAGACTATATGAAGCAAATCATCTTATTCGTGATGATCGCACTTGTAAACATCTTTTGAATGAAGCCCTAAAGTACCACTTTATGCCTGAACATAGACTTTCTCATCAGACAGTCCTGATGACACGACCTCGCTGTGCTCCCAAAGTACTTTGTGCAGTAGGAGGAAAATCTGGACTATTTGCCTGTTTGGACAG TGTGGAGATGTACTTTCCTCAGAATGACTCTTGGATTGGTTTGGCACCCCTAAACATTCCTCGCTATGAATTTGGAATATGTGTTTTAGACCAAAAAGTGTATGTTATAGGTGGTATTGAAACTAATGTGCGTCCTGGCATCACtatcagaaaacatgaaaattcagTAGAATGCTGGAATCCTGATACAAATACCTGGACTTCTCTCgagagaatgaatgagagccGAAGTACCCTTGGAGTAGTAGTACTTGCAGGAGAACTTTATGCATTAGGTGGTTATGATGGACAATCTTACTTACAATCTGTAGAGAAGTATATTCCTAAATTAAGAAAATGGCAACATGTGGCACCAATGACTACAACAAGAAGTTGTTTTGCTGCAGCTGTGTTGGATGGAATGATATATGCCATTGGTGGGTATGGTCCTGCCCACATGAACAG TGTGGAGCGTTATGATCCAAGTAAGGACTCCTGGGAGATGGTTGCATCTATGGCAGATAAAAGGATTCACTTTGGTGTGGGTGTCATGCTAGGCTTTATTTTTGTGGTGGGTGGACATAATGGTGTCTCACATTTGTCAAGCATTGAAAGATATGACCCTCATCAAAATCAATGGACTGTGTGTAGACCAATGAAAGAACCCAGAACAG GAGTTGGTGCTGCAGTAATTGATAACTACCTTTATGTAGTCGGCGGTCACTCAGGGTCTTCCTATCTGAATACTGTGCAGAAATATGACCCTATTTCAGATACGTGGCTGGATTCAGCTGGCATGATATACTGTCGCTGCAACTTTGGATTAACTGCACTTTGA
- the KLHL28 gene encoding kelch-like protein 28 isoform X4, which translates to MMDHTSPTYMLANLTHLHSEQLLQGLNLLRQHHELCDIVLRVGDVKIHAHKVVLASISPYFKAMFTGNLSEKENSEVEFQCIDETALQAIVEYAYTGTVFISQDTVESLLPAANLLQIKLVLKECCAFLESQLDPGNCIGISRFAETYGCHDLYLAATKYICQNFEAVCQTEEFFELTHADLDEIVSNDCLNVATEETVFYALESWIKYDVQERQKYLAQLLNSVRLPLLSVKFLTRLYEANHLIRDDRTCKHLLNEALKYHFMPEHRLSHQTVLMTRPRCAPKVLCAVGGKSGLFACLDSVEMYFPQNDSWIGLAPLNIPRYEFGICVLDQKVYVIGGIETNVRPGITIRKHENSVECWNPDTNTWTSLERMNESRSTLGVVVLAGELYALGGYDGQSYLQSVEKYIPKLRKWQHVAPMTTTRSCFAAAVLDGMIYAIGGYGPAHMNSVERYDPSKDSWEMVASMADKRIHFGVGVMLGFIFVVGGHNGVSHLSSIERYDPHQNQWTVCRPMKEPRTGVGAAVIDNYLYVVGGHSGSSYLNTVQKYDPISDTWLDSAGMIYCRCNFGLTAL; encoded by the exons aTGGACCACACATCCCCGACCTACATGCTTGCTAACTTAACCCACTTACATTCTGAACAACTTCTGCAGGGCTTGAATCTTCTTCGTCAACATCACGAACTCTGTGACATCGTTCTTCGAGTAGGTGATGTTAAAATCCATGCTCACAAAGTGGTACTTGCCAGCATCAGCCCATATTTCAAAGCTATGTTCACTGGAAACCTTTCTGAAAAAGAGAACAGTGAGGTTGAGTTTCAGTGCATTGATGAAACTGCTCTCCAGGCCATTGTGGAGTATGCCTATACCGGGACTGTTTTTATTTCGCAGGACACAGTTGAATCTCTCCTTCCAGCAGCAAACCTACTCCAGATAAAGCTTGTCCTAAAAGAATGTTGTGCATTTCTTGAAAGCCAGCTTGATCCTGGTAATTGTATTGGAATTTCTCGTTTTGCAGAGACATATGGTTGTCATGACCTTTATTTGGCAGCTACTAAATACATATGCCAGAATTTTGAAGCCGTTTGCCAGACTGAAGAGTTTTTTGAACTTACACATGCTGATTTGGATGAAATTGTTTCCAATGACTGTTTGAATGTAGctactgaagagactgttttttacGCACTTGAGTCTTGGATCAAGTATGATGTACAAGAACGTCAGAAATACTTAGCACAGCTACTTAACAGTGTGAGATTACCATTGCTGAGTGTTAAGTTTCTTACTAGACTATATGAAGCAAATCATCTTATTCGTGATGATCGCACTTGTAAACATCTTTTGAATGAAGCCCTAAAGTACCACTTTATGCCTGAACATAGACTTTCTCATCAGACAGTCCTGATGACACGACCTCGCTGTGCTCCCAAAGTACTTTGTGCAGTAGGAGGAAAATCTGGACTATTTGCCTGTTTGGACAG TGTGGAGATGTACTTTCCTCAGAATGACTCTTGGATTGGTTTGGCACCCCTAAACATTCCTCGCTATGAATTTGGAATATGTGTTTTAGACCAAAAAGTGTATGTTATAGGTGGTATTGAAACTAATGTGCGTCCTGGCATCACtatcagaaaacatgaaaattcagTAGAATGCTGGAATCCTGATACAAATACCTGGACTTCTCTCgagagaatgaatgagagccGAAGTACCCTTGGAGTAGTAGTACTTGCAGGAGAACTTTATGCATTAGGTGGTTATGATGGACAATCTTACTTACAATCTGTAGAGAAGTATATTCCTAAATTAAGAAAATGGCAACATGTGGCACCAATGACTACAACAAGAAGTTGTTTTGCTGCAGCTGTGTTGGATGGAATGATATATGCCATTGGTGGGTATGGTCCTGCCCACATGAACAG TGTGGAGCGTTATGATCCAAGTAAGGACTCCTGGGAGATGGTTGCATCTATGGCAGATAAAAGGATTCACTTTGGTGTGGGTGTCATGCTAGGCTTTATTTTTGTGGTGGGTGGACATAATGGTGTCTCACATTTGTCAAGCATTGAAAGATATGACCCTCATCAAAATCAATGGACTGTGTGTAGACCAATGAAAGAACCCAGAACAG GAGTTGGTGCTGCAGTAATTGATAACTACCTTTATGTAGTCGGCGGTCACTCAGGGTCTTCCTATCTGAATACTGTGCAGAAATATGACCCTATTTCAGATACGTGGCTGGATTCAGCTGGCATGATATACTGTCGCTGCAACTTTGGATTAACTGCACTTTGA
- the KLHL28 gene encoding kelch-like protein 28 isoform X2 translates to MMYHHQSYDIRCFWILDLLITDFAVFGSFMSPAQLKGTPKYLHFGLTACSRSFPPDKPHSMKMDHTSPTYMLANLTHLHSEQLLQGLNLLRQHHELCDIVLRVGDVKIHAHKVVLASISPYFKAMFTGNLSEKENSEVEFQCIDETALQAIVEYAYTGTVFISQDTVESLLPAANLLQIKLVLKECCAFLESQLDPGNCIGISRFAETYGCHDLYLAATKYICQNFEAVCQTEEFFELTHADLDEIVSNDCLNVATEETVFYALESWIKYDVQERQKYLAQLLNSVRLPLLSVKFLTRLYEANHLIRDDRTCKHLLNEALKYHFMPEHRLSHQTVLMTRPRCAPKVLCAVGGKSGLFACLDSVEMYFPQNDSWIGLAPLNIPRYEFGICVLDQKVYVIGGIETNVRPGITIRKHENSVECWNPDTNTWTSLERMNESRSTLGVVVLAGELYALGGYDGQSYLQSVEKYIPKLRKWQHVAPMTTTRSCFAAAVLDGMIYAIGGYGPAHMNSVERYDPSKDSWEMVASMADKRIHFGVGVMLGFIFVVGGHNGVSHLSSIERYDPHQNQWTVCRPMKEPRTGVGAAVIDNYLYVVGGHSGSSYLNTVQKYDPISDTWLDSAGMIYCRCNFGLTAL, encoded by the exons aTGGACCACACATCCCCGACCTACATGCTTGCTAACTTAACCCACTTACATTCTGAACAACTTCTGCAGGGCTTGAATCTTCTTCGTCAACATCACGAACTCTGTGACATCGTTCTTCGAGTAGGTGATGTTAAAATCCATGCTCACAAAGTGGTACTTGCCAGCATCAGCCCATATTTCAAAGCTATGTTCACTGGAAACCTTTCTGAAAAAGAGAACAGTGAGGTTGAGTTTCAGTGCATTGATGAAACTGCTCTCCAGGCCATTGTGGAGTATGCCTATACCGGGACTGTTTTTATTTCGCAGGACACAGTTGAATCTCTCCTTCCAGCAGCAAACCTACTCCAGATAAAGCTTGTCCTAAAAGAATGTTGTGCATTTCTTGAAAGCCAGCTTGATCCTGGTAATTGTATTGGAATTTCTCGTTTTGCAGAGACATATGGTTGTCATGACCTTTATTTGGCAGCTACTAAATACATATGCCAGAATTTTGAAGCCGTTTGCCAGACTGAAGAGTTTTTTGAACTTACACATGCTGATTTGGATGAAATTGTTTCCAATGACTGTTTGAATGTAGctactgaagagactgttttttacGCACTTGAGTCTTGGATCAAGTATGATGTACAAGAACGTCAGAAATACTTAGCACAGCTACTTAACAGTGTGAGATTACCATTGCTGAGTGTTAAGTTTCTTACTAGACTATATGAAGCAAATCATCTTATTCGTGATGATCGCACTTGTAAACATCTTTTGAATGAAGCCCTAAAGTACCACTTTATGCCTGAACATAGACTTTCTCATCAGACAGTCCTGATGACACGACCTCGCTGTGCTCCCAAAGTACTTTGTGCAGTAGGAGGAAAATCTGGACTATTTGCCTGTTTGGACAG TGTGGAGATGTACTTTCCTCAGAATGACTCTTGGATTGGTTTGGCACCCCTAAACATTCCTCGCTATGAATTTGGAATATGTGTTTTAGACCAAAAAGTGTATGTTATAGGTGGTATTGAAACTAATGTGCGTCCTGGCATCACtatcagaaaacatgaaaattcagTAGAATGCTGGAATCCTGATACAAATACCTGGACTTCTCTCgagagaatgaatgagagccGAAGTACCCTTGGAGTAGTAGTACTTGCAGGAGAACTTTATGCATTAGGTGGTTATGATGGACAATCTTACTTACAATCTGTAGAGAAGTATATTCCTAAATTAAGAAAATGGCAACATGTGGCACCAATGACTACAACAAGAAGTTGTTTTGCTGCAGCTGTGTTGGATGGAATGATATATGCCATTGGTGGGTATGGTCCTGCCCACATGAACAG TGTGGAGCGTTATGATCCAAGTAAGGACTCCTGGGAGATGGTTGCATCTATGGCAGATAAAAGGATTCACTTTGGTGTGGGTGTCATGCTAGGCTTTATTTTTGTGGTGGGTGGACATAATGGTGTCTCACATTTGTCAAGCATTGAAAGATATGACCCTCATCAAAATCAATGGACTGTGTGTAGACCAATGAAAGAACCCAGAACAG GAGTTGGTGCTGCAGTAATTGATAACTACCTTTATGTAGTCGGCGGTCACTCAGGGTCTTCCTATCTGAATACTGTGCAGAAATATGACCCTATTTCAGATACGTGGCTGGATTCAGCTGGCATGATATACTGTCGCTGCAACTTTGGATTAACTGCACTTTGA